GAAGTCGTTGGCGTGGATCAGGTCCGGCGCCAGCTCGTCGACGACCTTTCCGTACGCCAGCTCCCAGTCCCACAGCCCGGGCTCGATCCGCCGCCACGACCGATCGCCCAGCGCGGCCCGCCAGAACCAGGTGTACAGCCGGTCCACCGGGGTGTCCAGCCGCTTGCGGGCGGCCCGCGACCGGGTGGTCTGCCGCCGTCGCAGGCTCACCCACTTGCCGGTGGCCCGGGCCGCCAGCGACTCGGCGCGCAGCAACGCGGCGGGCAGCCCGCGGGGCTCCATCGCCCGGCGTACCCGCAGGTCGGCCCGCCACGCCTTGATCGCCTGGGCCCGCCGCGCGCCCACCCCGGTCGGCGGGTACGCCAGCGGCGCCACCACCCAGCGCCGGCGGAACTCGTGCGGGCGCTTGTGCAGCGGGGTGGGCATCGGCAGCAGCCGGACCCGGGCCGGGCCGAGGGTCCAGGTGTGCTCCGCGCCGTCCGGCGAGCGGCCCAGCAGGATCACCTCGAAGCCGGCCTCGGCGGCCGATCGGGCCTGCTTCTGCACCCGCGAGTCGCCGTTCACCCCGTTGTCGACGAGCATGACGATCCGCCGTCCGGCCGGGCCGGTCGCGGCCAAGTCCATCGCGCTCTCTTTCCGTCGAAAAACCGCACGGGGCTGCGTAAAACGTATGATTCTGGAACAAAGGTAACCGCCGAACAGGGCACCCTCCGGCTACGACATGAGCTGAACCACGATGGAAAAATCGCACCACTCGATCGGCCGGCGCTGGGCCCGGGTGACCGGGCCGCGCCGGCGCCCCGGCCACGGCCGGCCGCACGCGTACTACCTGGCGATCGGGTTCCCGCCGGCCGCCAAGAGCTCGGCGTACCGGATGCGCGAGACCGCCAACCAGCTGTACGCGCACGGCTGGGACGTGACGGTGCTGACCATCTGCCAGGAGGCCTGGGAACGCGAGTTCGGCCTGGACCACAGCCTGTCCGCGGACGTGCACCCGGCGATCCGGGTGGTCGAGCTGCCGCTGCGGCGCGAGGAGCTGGACACCGAGATCCGCCACTTCTCCAGGGCCCGCTCCCTCGACCCGGCGGCCTGGGCGGCCGAGGTCCGGCAGCGGCGCCTGGCCGTCTTCCCGGAGCCGTCGTTCGGCGGCTGGGCGCCCGCGCTGACCGAGGCGATCCTGCGGCTGCACCGGCGCGACCCGGCCGACCTGCTGGTCACCACCTGCGCGCCGTACGTGACCCTGGCACCCACCTGGGCGCTGTGGGAACGGCACCGGGTGCCGTACGTGGTGGACTTCCGGGACGGCTGGTCGATCGACGTGCTCGGCGGCGAGGTGGCCTTCCCGCCCGGCTCGATCGCCGGGCGCTGGGAGAGCCGGGTGCTCGGCTCGGCCCTGGAGGTGTGGACGGTCAACGACCCCATCGCCGGGCACTACCGCCGGCGCTACCCGGCCGTCGCCGCCCGGGTGCACGTGGTGCGCAACGGGTACGACGACGACAGCGTGCCGCGCGGGTTCCGTGCCCCGGACCCGGAACGCGGGCTGCGCTTCGGTTACCTGGGGACGATCACCTTCCCGGTGCCGCTGCTCGGCGCGGTGCTGGACGGCTGGCGGATCGCCCGGGCGGAGGACCCGCTGCTCGCCAACGCCGGCTTCGAGCTGCGCGGGCACATCGGGGCCGGTGCGGCACGCGAGGACAACGCGTACGCGGAGATGCTGCGCGCGGCCGGGCCGGACGGCGTGCGGTTCGGCGGGCCGGTGCCGAAGGCGGAGGTGGCCGCCGTCTACGGCGAGTGGGACGCGCTGGTCCTGATCGTCCCCGGCGGC
This window of the Actinoplanes oblitus genome carries:
- a CDS encoding glycosyltransferase family protein: MEKSHHSIGRRWARVTGPRRRPGHGRPHAYYLAIGFPPAAKSSAYRMRETANQLYAHGWDVTVLTICQEAWEREFGLDHSLSADVHPAIRVVELPLRREELDTEIRHFSRARSLDPAAWAAEVRQRRLAVFPEPSFGGWAPALTEAILRLHRRDPADLLVTTCAPYVTLAPTWALWERHRVPYVVDFRDGWSIDVLGGEVAFPPGSIAGRWESRVLGSALEVWTVNDPIAGHYRRRYPAVAARVHVVRNGYDDDSVPRGFRAPDPERGLRFGYLGTITFPVPLLGAVLDGWRIARAEDPLLANAGFELRGHIGAGAAREDNAYAEMLRAAGPDGVRFGGPVPKAEVAAVYGEWDALVLIVPGGRYMTSGKVYEAYASGLPVVSAHEPEHDASFVLDGNPLWTGAAGPDADRLAESFKTAAKLALTATPGQRAATRAAAARFARAAQLAPAVRRVTEAVR